Sequence from the Nasonia vitripennis strain AsymCx chromosome 5, Nvit_psr_1.1, whole genome shotgun sequence genome:
aaataaatatattagcgtcattttaaaaaaaaaatttttttaatcaccataaattcataaatctTGTTATTGAATAGATACACAACAAAAGGATAATGTAGAAGATATCAAACAGGAGGAAGATAATGCACATGAACCCGCACAGGAATCTGACGAAGATGAACAAGAGTCAAAGAAACAAGGTAAATTAAATATCAGTTTATAGAGAAACCAGAGCATTGGTtatacacaattcaattaaaataaatgttgataatttaaaaaaagatttactacaaAACTTACACAAATGTTTTACTATTTTTCGCGGATTTTTTcgctataaattttataacaagCTATCTATAATTACTATAAAAGTTTCATAATATTcggttataaattttattgaaatatcacTTGAAAATACAGACGTAAAACTGACACATTTGTATTCGATGAAATGAAGAAATCTGTTCTACAAAAATTTAtgattgctatcaattatgcATTTCATTTTGCGTACACAAGATGTACAAAATTGAAGCCTATGcctttgaataaattaataaattcttaaattTCAGCAGATGCTGAAGTAGATAAAAAAGCTAATGAAAGCGAGAAGCAAGGGCATGTTGGAGCAGGAGTTCATAATTTCTTATCGGCATTAGACGCCGTAAGTGAAGAAGACGACATGTCACAAGCTGCACATGATGATACTGGACCTTCCAATAAACCTACAGAGCAGTCGGCAGGATCAAATTCCGACATAGAGAGTAATGTCGATCATAATGAAAAtagcaggaaaaaaaagaaatggacagtaccgaaaaaaaataatggtaAATATATAGTTAAAGTATAATATCTAGTTTAAAAACAATCAATGTCAAATCACAAATTTAGCAGGTACTCTAATTTTCCCGATAACACCATCAAAAGAGTTTCAATCCCATCTAGTCAAAGTTAAAAAGATTCAGCAGAGTAATGTAAatatcgaaaaattaaaattaagcaTCTCTGACCGGAAGAACGAGAGTACAGATAGAGGCTCTACGGCCAGTTCGGCAAGAGACAATGTAAATCTCAAAAATCCTGCACCGATTACATCTGCAAGTACTATTATTAGTAAGTAGcgcaatttaatttaataatagcCACAATGCTAAATCGCtagataaattataattagatGATCgctttaaatatatttttttgtctttttcgGTATAAATTGTCTAAAAATTTAAACAGTTATTACTTTAAATGTTTCATAATGTTctgttattaattattatagatCTTTATCCCTATTGAAAAAATCTCACATGAGATCTcacatgagatctcaggtgagatctcatgaCAAAATCTCATGTAACcaattttgtattataatcACCTTTTTAACCATTCTTAGTCGAttggtaacatttttttaaaaatttggacttagaaaatttttcacaaaattgGACTTAGAAAATAGAGTCCGactttccaaaaattttccaagttcaaatttttcaaaaaatgttacCAATCGACTAAGAATGGTTAAAAAGGTGATTATAACACAAAATTGGTTACATGAGATTTTGtcatgagatctcacctgagatctcatgtgagatctcacgtgagatttttcaatagggATTGTAAATATCATTTTTGGAATTGTACATCAATtcttttacatatttttattcggCCAAGTAACGAAATGATTCTACTAAAAATTCATTAATGCGATCattatgaatttaattttgtgtataaaaaataataaaatttatgaatttgacTAGATGATGATGTGCAAGCACCTAAAGGAAATAATGAAGGCGATAAGCAAGATTATGCTACACTTGGAGTCGGTGGCTTCTCATCGGCACTAGACGTCTTAAGTAACGATCCGAATTTGTCGAAAAATCAATCGACGTTCAGCGATGTTAATGATGGGCAGGAAGTAGATTTTCAGAAGATGAGCAAAGAAAAGGTAAATACGtcttaaaaattgtaattatttccGTCAATTAACATAATTCTGGGTCATCTtctatttcatttaataattcatattaaagtttgaaaaagtttaatttttgatgctgcgtaaaaatatcaatctccattttttaataaaattttaaatgaattcaTTGTTATTATAGATTACATTgatatttatgttaaaaaattaatttttattacttatatGCAGATTATTCAAG
This genomic interval carries:
- the LOC116417763 gene encoding uncharacterized protein LOC116417763 isoform X1; its protein translation is MLIDTQQKDNVEDIKQEEDNAHEPAQESDEDEQESKKQADAEVDKKANESEKQGHVGAGVHNFLSALDAVSEEDDMSQAAHDDTGPSNKPTEQSAGSNSDIESNVDHNENSRKKKKWTVPKKNNAGTLIFPITPSKEFQSHLVKVKKIQQSNVNIEKLKLSISDRKNESTDRGSTASSARDNVNLKNPAPITSASTIINDDVQAPKGNNEGDKQDYATLGVGGFSSALDVLSNDPNLSKNQSTFSDVNDGQEVDFQKMSKEKIIQVDTPSINVKSSRQDQI
- the LOC116417763 gene encoding uncharacterized protein LOC116417763 isoform X2, translated to MLIDTQQKDNVEDIKQEEDNAHEPAQESDEDEQESKKQADAEVDKKANESEKQGHVGAGVHNFLSALDAVSEEDDMSQAAHDDTGPSNKPTEQSAGSNSDIESNVDHNENSRKKKKWTVPKKNNGTLIFPITPSKEFQSHLVKVKKIQQSNVNIEKLKLSISDRKNESTDRGSTASSARDNVNLKNPAPITSASTIINDDVQAPKGNNEGDKQDYATLGVGGFSSALDVLSNDPNLSKNQSTFSDVNDGQEVDFQKMSKEKIIQVDTPSINVKSSRQDQI
- the LOC116417763 gene encoding uncharacterized protein LOC116417763 isoform X3 — protein: MLIDTQQKDNVEDIKQEEDNAHEPAQESDEDEQESKKQDAEVDKKANESEKQGHVGAGVHNFLSALDAVSEEDDMSQAAHDDTGPSNKPTEQSAGSNSDIESNVDHNENSRKKKKWTVPKKNNAGTLIFPITPSKEFQSHLVKVKKIQQSNVNIEKLKLSISDRKNESTDRGSTASSARDNVNLKNPAPITSASTIINDDVQAPKGNNEGDKQDYATLGVGGFSSALDVLSNDPNLSKNQSTFSDVNDGQEVDFQKMSKEKIIQVDTPSINVKSSRQDQI
- the LOC116417763 gene encoding uncharacterized protein LOC116417763 isoform X4 is translated as MLIDTQQKDNVEDIKQEEDNAHEPAQESDEDEQESKKQDAEVDKKANESEKQGHVGAGVHNFLSALDAVSEEDDMSQAAHDDTGPSNKPTEQSAGSNSDIESNVDHNENSRKKKKWTVPKKNNGTLIFPITPSKEFQSHLVKVKKIQQSNVNIEKLKLSISDRKNESTDRGSTASSARDNVNLKNPAPITSASTIINDDVQAPKGNNEGDKQDYATLGVGGFSSALDVLSNDPNLSKNQSTFSDVNDGQEVDFQKMSKEKIIQVDTPSINVKSSRQDQI